The following nucleotide sequence is from Tenrec ecaudatus isolate mTenEca1 chromosome X, mTenEca1.hap1, whole genome shotgun sequence.
TCGCAGGTTCCCTGTTCCCAGGCCTCAGAGACTCGGGACATCTCCTGAGCTGGGTCTTCAGACCTGGTCTAAAGGGGCTGCCCGGATCCTAAGGAGGGAGGCGAAACAGGGTTTCTTTGGGGTTAGAGAGGGCCCATCGTGCTCCTGCAACAGGCGGCTCTGCTCCGAGTGTAGACAAACACAAGCCTCCCTGCTCTCTAATCTGAAGCCTTAAGGCACATGTGTAACCCCATGACTGACTAAATTAGCTGCGGCCTTCATTCTGGCGCATAGAGCACCAGCATTGAATCCAAGCAGTCtctgggaagaggagggaggaaatCCACATCTCCTCTTATCCCCTGCTATCCCCCCAGTGATCACTGGGCAGGACTGACACACTCAGCCTAATgttcacccctccccccccaccaggtTTCTCAGGCAACAAATCAAGCAGCACAGGAGGCTGGTGCTTGCCTCCTGGAGGCCGAAGCTCTCTCAGCCACCCTCCTTCGTGGGTGCTGTCACCTGCCCAACCACACTCCTCCCTGGTGCCGTTGAAGATAGTCACCATGCCTCGTGGTCAGAAGAGTAAGCTTCGTGCCCGTAAGAAACGTCGCCAAGTCCGTGATGACACTTGTGAAGCACAGGGGGAAGGGTctgccctctcctctgctgctCTTGGGGAAACTGCCCAGAGCTCTCCTGGTGTTCCTGTTTCCCAGGGGCCCCAGGGAGGCCAGGCCTCCACCACTGCTGCTGCAGGCTATGCTGCCAAGGGCCACCATAAGGGAAGGCCACGTTCTTCTGGGGCACCACTCCCCCATGAGAGCACCGGAAAAGCCCTGAGAAGTGTGAATTTGGCCATGCTGCTACTGCTCCTGTTAAATAAATATAAGGAGAAAGAGCCCGTTACGAAGACGGAAATAATGAAAGTTATTGGAAGAAGGAACAAGGTCGCCTACCGTGGGATCATGAATTTTGCATCGAAAATGTTGGACATGGTATTTTGTCTCAACCTGAAGGAAATGGACCCGTTCACCCATTCCTATATCCTCCTGCGCAAACTCTACTTCACTGAAGACGGAGGAATTCTGGATGGTGATGGTGACAGGGGGTTTCCCAGGTACGGTCTCCTGATGGCTCTCCTGTCCTTTATCTACGTAAAGGGCGGCCGGGCCACTGAGGACGAGATGTGGGAATACTTGCATAGGTTGGCCGTGTATGATGGGGAGAAGCACATTATCTTTGGGGACCCCAGAAAATTCATAACAAAAGATTTGGTTCAGGAAATGTACCTGGAGTACGTGCTGGTGCCCTATAGTGTTCCCCCATGCTTTGAa
It contains:
- the LOC142433250 gene encoding melanoma-associated antigen B1-like, with product MLLLLLLNKYKEKEPVTKTEIMKVIGRRNKVAYRGIMNFASKMLDMVFCLNLKEMDPFTHSYILLRKLYFTEDGGILDGDGDRGFPRYGLLMALLSFIYVKGGRATEDEMWEYLHRLAVYDGEKHIIFGDPRKFITKDLVQEMYLEYVLVPYSVPPCFELLWGPRAHAVTSKLQALEFYVKLTGTNPAAFPLQYEAALREEEMRVRA